The Salvia hispanica cultivar TCC Black 2014 unplaced genomic scaffold, UniMelb_Shisp_WGS_1.0 HiC_scaffold_557, whole genome shotgun sequence sequence TATTATGCACagataattaatataattggCATATTATTATGAACAACCAAAATCCTAATGTAAAGGCACTTGAAATGGTTTAGCAAAAAATCCTAATCAATTTTGTAGTTTTGTAATGGTTATTGATGTATTGCTCATCTACAGACTACaccaatataaataataatgaaattagatttagaaatttaatttggtttatCGGTAAATTATCATCTATTAATCTTGGATTCTTTCAATCTAGACCTATTGGTAAAAACACTATCcaatacatgtatatatacaagAAAGTGTGAAACAACAATATCAAAAACTTTCTATAATCAACAATTGCTATCCACCTGCCAACCCACGAGGGTAACATGACACATTTAGAGGCTAACTCATACAAAGCAAAACTCTCACTAACAACGTTGGTGGGCAGCGGACGTACGAGGACATCCAAGTAGTGAAGGCCAACACTCGAGTCTACAATCAACACTTGAATTTGGGACACACGGACAACGCCACCAAGAGAGCCAAAAGCGCGACTATACCAAACACCACCAGTTTGATCTTCATGTTCTCAATCCACATATTCCTCTTCATCTTCGTCCCTTGCTTCCTGAAATCCTGTGCCTGCAAATCCCCATTTCGAAATGCAAAACAAACTCTCAACCAAGACCAACATAAATAGACAATACTTGTAGTCTAACAAGTATCCAAATGCAAATCTTGAACCACATTTTAGAAGGTTGTTTCATGACGATGCATCAAACTagcatatgattaattaagaCTATCTCAATCTCAACCAAGACAAACGAAGTGGTCTAACAAGTATCCAACATGCAAATCTTGAACCACATTTTAGAAGGTTGTTTCATGAAGATTTATGATCAGACTGACCTGTGATTTAAGATTATCAGTCTTGTCCACAAGCAATTCGATCTTCTCTCCACGGTCAAGAACCTATGCAGGAACACACAAGGCATTTCAGAAACCACATACACGACTATGCAACAAGAAAAGTAAAAGCATCTGTATAAGTATATACCTTCTCAATGTTTTGCATCATCACACCTTTCACCTCAGAGACCTGAGCCTTGACTTTAGCAATCTGGCTAATTTCTTCAGGATGATCAACGCAGTACTGCATTTGCTCCTTCAATTTAGGCCTGCAACAATACCAAAAGGAGTTGGGAAAGATTATTGAAGAAACAAGAACAGAGGGGGGCTTTACCCAAACTCTCTTTTTAGGCTGTTGGAGCCTGCAGTCGAGGCCTTGCCGCCTCCATATTTCTTCGTGAAATCATCCTTGATACGTTCCAGAAAGGCAATTGGTAGTTGTCTGCCCGCAGATTCAACAGCAACAACGCAATAAGCTACAAATTAACATATGTATCAAATGAAGTCAAGTTACACATCCACACTTTTCATACACCATATAAATTCTACAAAGATTAATCAACTTGACTTCATTCACTAACAACTTTAAATTGAACTTCTCTTTTTGAAAATGGATTTGGAATTCTTATCATCCCCCAATGAATCTATCAATTCAAATCCATATTCAATTAGGTATATGAACCCTAATGCACAAACACAACTAGgaacaataatataattagcaTCCACATTTGGGCAAAAAATACACCAATAAACCTAAAGTAAATCGAGGTTCATACTGAAGCCATTATCGACGAGGTAATTGAAGGTGTGGTCATCGCAAGTGTAGGTGAATCGGTTGTTTGAAGCAGAGAGCTTTTGCAGACACTGGGAGGCAATGGTGTTGAAATTCCCCTTGAATTCAGTGTAATCAGCCAAAACAACGGTTCCCCTCGCCACAAGGCTGTAGATCAATTTCTGCTGACCCATTTTGCGAGATTATTGTTGCTCTTTCTTGATTGGGTTTGTTATAGATTATATtaacatgaaatataaaaCCCATAAACCAAAAAATGCAAGCATGAGGGAGAAACAGCTGAGGTTGGACGAACAGAAACATAGATGGATATTACTCCATTTGATCGAGAAAGAGAGGGAAATAAGGGATCCATGGAGGAGCGGGAAAATTGGCTGCAATGCTCCTCTTTCCTATTTATTGCTGGTTCTAAATCTAATTGTGGATAATT is a genomic window containing:
- the LOC125199561 gene encoding putative vesicle-associated membrane protein 726, with amino-acid sequence MGQQKLIYSLVARGTVVLADYTEFKGNFNTIASQCLQKLSASNNRFTYTCDDHTFNYLVDNGFTYCVVAVESAGRQLPIAFLERIKDDFTKKYGGGKASTAGSNSLKREFGPKLKEQMQYCVDHPEEISQIAKVKAQVSEVKGVMMQNIEKVLDRGEKIELLVDKTDNLKSQAQDFRKQGTKMKRNMWIENMKIKLVVFGIVALLALLVALSVCPKFKC